A genomic window from Quercus lobata isolate SW786 chromosome 10, ValleyOak3.0 Primary Assembly, whole genome shotgun sequence includes:
- the LOC115963316 gene encoding zinc finger protein BRUTUS produces MATPGGVAVLPNSVNKVDSPSSSSSSTKTVVCVRSSEVSSPILIFLFFHKAIRNELDALHRSAMAFATGRRTDIRPLLERYHFLRSVYRHHSNAEDEVIFPALDIRVKNVAQTYSLEHKGESNLFDHLFELLNSCTQNDEIFPRELASCTGALQTSVSQHMAKEEEQVFPLVIEKFSLEEQASLVWQFLCSIPVNMMAEFLPWISTSISPDEYKDLRKCLNKIVPAEKLLQEVIFTWVEGRSSTNTAGSYVDNPQLRSCLDSNASTLASQLKKVNCACEFTRTGKRKYLESVTDVSETTGTHPINEILLWHNAIKRELNEIAKEARKIQLSGDFTNLSAFNERLQFIAEVCIFHSIAEDKVIFPAVDGEFSFFQEHAEEESQFNEFRYLIESIQSAGETSTSASEFYAKLCSHADHIMETTQRHFHNEEVQVLPLARKNFSIKRQRELLYQSLCVMPLKLIERVLPWLVGSLTEDEACKFLENMQLAAPAPDKALVTLFSGWACKARNQGLCLSPNATGCCPAKTFADIEENFDRSSCARASTLSAKDSPISAEADAIKRPFKHNVSVLCRNGNAPDPPSKTFNVQKQCCSDQTCCVPGLGVNNNNLGLGSLSTAKSLRSLSFSSSAPSLNSSLFVWETENSSSDIGCAERPIDNIFKFHKAIRKDLEYLDIESGKLSDCDETFFRQFIGRFRLLWGLYRAHSNAEDDIVFPALESKEALHNVSHSYTLDHKQEEKFFEDISSVLHELSQLLESLQKAHKTEDLAGNNIGFSSAHGSDSVRKYNELATKLQGMCKSIRVTLDQHIFREELELWPLFGRHFSVEEQDKIVGRIIGTTGAEVLQSMLPWVTSALTQDEQNKMMDTWKQATKNTMFNEWLNECWKGSPGSTSETETLETSTYQREYQESLDQSDQMFKPGWKDIFRMNQNELESEIRKVYQDSTLDPRRKAYLVQNLMTSRWIAAQQKLPKSVAGETSNGEDVECSPSFRDPEKRVFGCEHYKRNCKLRAACCGKFFTCRFCHDNVSDHSMDRKATSEMMCMRCLNIQAVGPICSTPSCNEFSMAKYYCNICKFFDDERTVYHCPFCNLCRLGRGLGIDYFHCMTCNCCLGIKLVNHKCLEKSLETNCPICCDFLFTSSDTVRGLPCGHYMHSACFQAYTCSHYTCPICSKSLGDMAVYFGMLDALLAAEELPEEYRDRCQDILCNDCDRKGSSSFHWLYHKCGFCGSYNTRVIKSELTVCPTSH; encoded by the exons ATGGCGACGCCGGGAGGTGTGGCGGTGCTACCGAATTCAGTGAACAAGGTCGATTCgccttcgtcttcttcttcgtctACGAAAACTGTTGTTTGCGTGAGGAGCTCGGAGGTGAGCTCACCGATTCTGATTTTCTTGTTCTTTCACAAAGCGATTCGTAATGAGCTAGACGCGCTTCACCGATCTGCCATGGCCTTCGCCACGGGGAGGCGCACCGATATCAGGCCGTTGCTCGAGCGCTACCATTTTCTGCGATCGGTTTACAGGCACCACTCCAATGCTGAAGACGAG GTAATCTTTCCGGCTCTTGACATACGTGTGAAGAATGTAGCACAAACGTATTCCCTTGAACACAAGGGTGAAAGTAATCTTTTTGATCACCTATTTGAGCTACTAAATTCTTGCACACAAAATGATGAAATTTTTCCAAGGGAATTAGCTTCCTGTACAGGAGCTCTACAGACATCAGTTAGCCAGCACATGGCTAAGGAAGAGGAGCAG GTCTTCCCCTTGGTTATTGAAAAGTTTTCGCTTGAAGAGCAGGCATCTTTGGTCTGGCAATTCTTGTGCAGCATTCCAGTGAATATGATGGCAGAGTTCCTTCCATGGATTTCAACCTCCATTTCACCCGATGAATATAAGGATCTGCGGAAGTGCTTAAACAAGATAGTCCCAGCGGAAAAGCTTCTTCAAGAG GTCATTTTTACCTGGGTGGAAGGGAGGAGCAGCACTAACACAGCTGGAAGTTATGTAGACAATCCTCAACTCCGAAGTTGCCTAGATTCTAATGCAAGCACATTGGCTTCTCAACTAAAGAAAGTAAACTGTGCTTGTGAGTTTACCAGGACTGGGAAAAGGAAATATCTAGAGTCAGTTACTGATGTTTCAGAGACCACTGGAACACATCCAATAAATGAAATATTGCTCTGGCATAATGCTATTAAAAGAGAGTTGAATGAGATAGCCAAGGAGGCTAGGAAGATACAACTTTCTGGAGATTTCACTAATCTATCAGCTTTCAATGAGAGGTTGCAATTTATTGCTGAGGTTTGCATCTTTCACAG TATTGCTGAGGACAAGGTTATATTTCCCGCGGTAGATGGAGAATTTTCGTTTTTCCAGGAGCATGCGGAAGAAGAAAGCCAATTCAATGAGTTTAGGTATTTGATTGAAAGTATACAAAGTGCAGGAGAAACCTCAACTTCAGCTTCtgagttttatgcaaaattATGCTCACATGCTGATCATATTATGGAAACTACACAGCGGCACTTCCACAATGAGGAAGTTCAG GTTCTTCCACTTGCTCGAAAGAACTTCAGCATCAAAAGACAGCGAGAACTTTTGTATCAAAGTTTATGCGTGATGCCCTTGAAATTGATTGAACGCGTCTTGCCATGGCTGGTAGGATCATTGACTGAAGATGAAGCTTGCAAATTCCTCGAAAACATGCAATTGGCAG CTCCAGCACCAGATAAAGCTCTGGTAACCCTCTTTTCTGGTTGGGCTTGCAAGGCTCGTAACCAAGGATTGTGCTTGTCTCCAAATGCAACTGGTTGCTGCCCTGCTAAAACTTTTGCTGatattgaagaaaattttgatagatCATCCTGTGCACGTGCTTCCACATTGTCTGCTAAAGACAGCCCAATATCAGCTGAAGCAGATGCAATCAAAAGGCCATTCAAACATAATGTATCAGTGTTATGCAGGAATGGCAATGCTCCTGACCCACCTTCAAAGACTTTCAATGTCCAGAAACAATGTTGTAGTGATCAAACTTGTTGTGTACCTGGTTTAGGTGTAAACAATAATAATCTAGGGTTGGGTTCTCTTTCTACTGCTAAGTCTTTACGTTCCTTGTCTTTCAGCTCTTCTGCCCCATCTCTTAACTCCAGTCTTTTTGTCTGGGAAACAGAAAATAGCTCTTCTGATATTGGGTGTGCAGAACGACCGATTGATAAcatatttaaatttcataagGCCATACGCAAAGACTTGGAGTATTTAGACATTGAATCTGGAAAGCTTAGTGACTGTGATGAGACATTCTTTCGGCAGTTCATTGGAAGATTTCGTCTGTTGTGGGGCTTATATAGAGCTCATAGTAATGCTGAAGATGATATTGTGTTTCCAGCCTTGGAATCCAAGGAAGCACTTCATAATGTGAGTCACTCATACACACTAGACCATAAGCAGgaagagaaattttttgaagatataTCTTCTGTTCTTCATGAGCTTTCACAACTTCTTGAAAGCTTGCAGAAGGCACATAAGACAGAGGATTTAGCTGGAAATAACATTGGATTTTCTTCTGCCCATGGTAGTGATTCTGTTAGGAAGTACAACGAGCTAGCTACTAAGCTTCAAGGAATGTGCAAATCAATAAGAGTGACATTGGATCAGCATATTTTCAGGGAAGAACTTGAGCTGTGGCCATTGTTTGGCAGACATTTCTCTGTGGAGGAGCAAGACAAAATAGTGGGTCGCATAATTGGGACTACAGGTGCTGAAGTGCTACAATCGATGTTACCATGGGTAACTTCTGCACTTACTCAGGATGAACAGAACAAAATGATGGACACATGGAAACAGGCAACCAAAAACACAATGTTCAATGAATGGCTTAATGAGTGTTGGAAAGGAAGTCCAGGGTCAACTTCAGAGACTGAAACATTGGAAACCAGCACCTATCAAagag AATATCAAGAAAGTCTGGACCAGAGTGATCAGATGTTCAAGCCTGGTTGGAAGGATATTTTCCGTATGAATCAAAATGAGCTTGAGTCAGAGATCAGAAAGGTTTATCAGGACTCGACTCTTGATCCTAGGAGGAAGGCGTATCTTGTTCAGAATCTTATGACTAG TCGTTGGATAGCAGCTCAGCAGAAGTTGCCAAAATCAGTAGCTGGGGAAACTTCTAATGGTGAAGATGTGGAATGCTCACCATCATTCCGAGATCCTGAGAAACGAGTGTTTGGGTGTGAGCATTACAAAAGAAACTGCAAACTGCGTGCTGCTTGTTGTGGCAAGTTTTTTACATGTAGATTTTGCCATGACAATGTGAGCGATCATTCTATGGATAG GAAAGCAACATCAGAAATGATGTGCATGCGTTGCTTGAACATTCAAGCAGTTGGGCCAATATGTTCGACACCTTCATGCAATGAATTTTCCATGGCCAAGTATTATTGcaatatatgtaaattttttgaTGATGAAAG GACTGTATATCACTGCCCATTCTGCAATTTATGCCGTCTTGGGAGAGGTCTTGGAATAGATTATTTTCATTGCATGACATGCAATTGTTGCCTGGGAATAAAGTTAGTGAACCACAAGTGTCTGGAGAAAAGTTTAGAAACAAACTGCCCAATCTGCTGCGACTTCTTATTCACATCAAGTGATACAGTCAGAGGTCTACCTTGTGGTCATTATATGCATTCAGCTTGCTTTCAG GCATACACTTGCAGTCATTACACTTGTCCAATCTGCAGCAAATCTTTAGGAGATATGGCG GTCTACTTTGGCATGCTTGACGCATTGTTGGCGGCTGAGGAGCTTCCAGAGGAATATAGGGATCGTTGTCAG GATATACTCTGCAACGACTGTGATAGAAAGGGCAGCTCTAGCTTCCACTGGTTGTATCATAAGTGTGGATTTTGTGGATCATATAACACCCGAGTGATCAAGAGTGAGTTGACAGTTTGCCCCACTTCACACTAA